Proteins from a genomic interval of Williamwhitmania sp.:
- a CDS encoding nucleotide-binding protein, with protein MAKRNIRHEQPEITMLKKPKETFVKELQERILIGKDLLNRQITNMEQLDGLKKDYASWDDFNEELLKRSFNKVTNEYYNDYHNCSQWIGVEDVLYRRNTNSGEYKLKHERERINASIVNLERLVDKLPLIDEIESIGSYTSTEKSFTNKCFIVHGHNEARKYEVARYIDNDLHRRSIILHEQANKGRTIIEKFVDYSKVDFAVALWTADDVGKSNKETDYHSRARQNVIFETGFFIGKLGRENVIVLYEDGVEIPSDYSGVIFIRLADNWKDDLRKEINAIYDIES; from the coding sequence ATGGCAAAAAGAAATATACGACATGAGCAACCTGAAATAACGATGCTCAAAAAGCCTAAAGAAACATTTGTTAAAGAACTTCAAGAGAGGATTTTAATAGGTAAAGATTTGCTTAATCGACAAATTACTAATATGGAGCAACTTGATGGATTAAAAAAGGATTATGCGAGTTGGGATGACTTTAATGAAGAATTACTTAAACGGTCATTTAATAAAGTGACGAATGAATATTATAACGATTATCATAATTGTTCTCAGTGGATTGGTGTAGAAGATGTATTATATCGTCGCAATACCAACAGTGGAGAATATAAATTAAAACATGAAAGAGAAAGAATTAACGCTTCAATTGTAAACCTTGAGCGCCTTGTAGATAAATTACCTCTTATTGATGAGATTGAAAGTATAGGTTCATATACATCAACTGAGAAAAGCTTCACTAATAAATGTTTTATTGTACATGGACATAATGAAGCAAGAAAATATGAAGTTGCTCGATATATAGATAACGATTTACATAGACGTTCAATTATCCTTCATGAGCAAGCAAATAAAGGCAGAACGATAATTGAGAAATTCGTAGATTATTCAAAAGTTGATTTTGCTGTGGCTTTGTGGACAGCAGACGATGTAGGTAAATCAAATAAGGAAACCGATTACCATTCCAGAGCTCGTCAAAATGTAATTTTTGAGACTGGATTTTTTATAGGAAAACTTGGCAGAGAGAATGTTATAGTCTTATATGAGGACGGAGTAGAGATACCATCAGATTATTCAGGTGTGATTTTCATTAGACTCGCAGATAATTGGAAAGATGATTTAAGAAAGGAAATAAACGCAATTTATGATATAGAAAGTTAA